A genomic segment from Cutaneotrichosporon cavernicola HIS019 DNA, chromosome: 7b encodes:
- a CDS encoding uncharacterized protein (Ricin-type beta-trefoil), with amino-acid sequence MLTPLSLALLIPLSLAAIPDTIVPRPATVLWRHGTDRRTLMACAGGGPGGTRNGDQIQIGTNYFRYCNPGWNVEGNINQGPLRCMDSTLYPGNGVKPHMWQCYDGAWQQQWRYHPDGTIRLDGHNLCLDVTDGDATKPVQMWECVPGNTNQQWDV; translated from the exons ATGCTcacccccctctccctcgccttGCTcatccccctctccctcgccgcgATTCCCGACACTATCGTCCCCCGCCCAGCGACCGTCCTCTGGCGCCACGGTACCGACCGGCGCACGCTCATGGCCTgtgccggcggcgggccgGGGGGCACGCGTAATGGCGACCAGATCCAGAT CGGAACAAACTACTTTCGATACTGTAACCCGGGCTGGAACGTGGAGGGCAATATCAACCAGGGCCCGCTGCGGTGTATGGACAGCACGCTTT ACCCCGGCAACGGCGTCAAACCCCACATGTGGCAATGCTACGACGGCGCATGGCAGCAGCAATGGCGGTACCACCCCGACGGCACGATCCGTCTCGACGGCCACAACCTGTGTCTCGACGTGACtgacggcgacgcgacCAAGCCCGTACAGATGTGGGAGTGTGTCCCTGGCAACACCAACCAGCAGTGGGACGTGTGA
- a CDS encoding uncharacterized protein (Putative oxidoreductase C terminal), protein MADTTTAPATQAAAAAPADGTRPARRRRSSTPWTEVLAMTSLQLGDTSAVSIDNAVDDEPAFDPETPRDMSSYPPPEPGADFNIVMIGAGNIMFGSAEGPWNHSFRLEHKLGPRLKVTALIDPNLERAAQVVEDKCKSFVRSAYENCKFYKTLEDYHTALVAHKLPPPHAIIVGCPPAYRGGTTKGTDLELTLIKYFPRVPYFIEKPVGTCPVESAKTVARSLLTNGNIVSVGYMLRYLRCVQRMKQILHENNLTVMATNARYSCAYEAIAKPAWWTKSIDMGPVIEQGTHFCDLSRYFGGDVDMDSVSAHAVEWYEAPGKLSKIPVDEAKIAEDDRIPRITSAVWKYTNGAVGTFQHSVSLQGDQYFCELEVWADGYLLRLTDPYQNPTLFVRRPGSSDEERIQYNEDDPFFSEISGFIDTIEDGPEPNILSTFEDAAKSYELTWAIRLASETKIVHKPSEIA, encoded by the exons ATGGCCGACACTACCACTGCCCCTGCCAcccaggccgccgccgccgcccccgcGGACGGCACCAGGCctgcccgccgccgacgctcGTCCACCCCATGGACCGAGGTGCTCGCCATGACGTCGTtgcagctcggcgacaccTCAGCCGTGTCCATTGAcaacgccgtcgacgacgagcccgcCTTCGACCCCGAAACGCCGCGTGACATGAGCTC gtATCCCCCGCCAGAGCCCGGAGCCGACTTTAACATTGTCATGATTGGCGCTGGC AATATCATGTTTGGCTCGGCCGAGGGTCCGTGGAA CCACTCGTTCCGCCTCGAGCACAAACTCGGTCCCCGCCTCAAGGTCACGGCCCTCATTGaccccaacctcgagcgtgcggcccaggtcgtcgaggataAGTGCAAGAGCTTTGTACGCAGCGCATACGAAAACTGCAAGTTCTacaagacgctcgaggactACCACACTGCTCTGGTGGCCCACAAGCTTCCGCCGCCCCATGCCATTATTGTCGGTTGCCCCCCCGCGTACCGTGGCGGCACGACCAAGGGCACAGACCTAGAACTGACCCTTATCAAGTACTTTCCTCGCGTGCCCTACTTTATCGAGAAGCCGGTCGGCACGTGTCCCGTCGAAAGCGCCAAGACGGTTGCGCGGAGCTTGCTTACCAACGGCAACATTGTGTCGGTCGGGTACATGCTCCGCTACCTCCGTTGCGTGCAGCGCATGAAGCAGATTCTGCACGAGAACAACCTTACCGTCATGGCGACGAACGCGCGTTAC tcgTGCGCCTACGAGGCCATCGCCAAGCCCGCGTGGTGGACCAAGTCGATCGACATGGGTCCCGTCATCGAGCAGGGCACGCACTTCTGCGACCTGTCTCGCTACTttggcggcgacgtcgacatggacTCTGTCTCGGCCCACGCTGTGGAATGGTACGAAGCCCCCGGCAAGCTCTCCAAGATTcccgtcgacgaggccaagattGCCGAAGACGACCGTATCCCCCGCATCACCTCTGCTGTGTGGAAGTACACGAACGGAGCCGTCGGCACGTTCCAGCACTCGGTGTCCCTCCAGGGCGACCAGTACTTTtgcgagctcgaggtctgGGCGGACGGATACCTCCTCCGTCTCACGGACCCGTATCAGAACCCGACGCTGTTCGTCCGCCGGCCGGGAagcagcgacgaggaacgCATTCAGTATAATGAAGACGACCCGTTCTTCTCGGAAATCTCGGGGTTTATCGATAcgatcgaggacggcccAGAGCCCAATATTCTCAGCACGTTTGAAGACGCCGCAAAGAGCTACGAACTTACTTGGGCAATCCGTCTGGCCTCGGAGACAAAGATCGTCCACAAGCCATCGGAGATTGCGTAG
- a CDS encoding uncharacterized protein (Amino acid permease), whose amino-acid sequence MSFPNGNGTHDKDAHDDFGDINLGDMNTAEFMNPAKRESYAAHSHSEIQTDYTYGNGHSNDFNTPQAPGGLHRSLSDRHISFIGFGGGIGVGLFVGIGQSLAAAGPLGIFLSFAITGTLVWCVIQSIGEIITKYPVEATFPGLGTRFVDPAVGFTIGWTYWLNMAISVAVEVTAIGILVEYWITSVSAAVWIAIALVAIYGFNMLPVRWYGEAEVATSCIKVITLLGLMICSLVITLGGAPDHHRRGFEYWRNPGPFVQFLGIPGDLGRFLGFFYTLTNAAFAYGGTEVIVLAGAEAKNPSRQIPRNVQLFVYRLLFFYVIGSLFIGMIVPSNHPDLVNQQANAASSPWVIAIKTAGIHALPSIVNAAIITSAWSAGNTYMYIASRTLRGIALTGQAPRFLTKTTKQGVPIYAVLCTAPLGLLGFLSVGSGGAPQAFDWLQSLISLNNIINWGLLAFTYLRFYKAMQAQDISRRTLVWYGRFQPYSAWFAVIFSSIVCVFKGFPVFITYGGRKFDGADFVASYISFVLYLVPYLGYKVIKRSKMVKPSEADLTSGIINPWDISEEREPTTWYGKVWRAIT is encoded by the exons atgAGCTTCCCAAACGGCAACGGCACACACGACAAGGATGCGCATGATGACTTTGGAGACATCAACCTCGGGGACATGAACACTGCAGAGTTCATGAACCCCGCAAAGCGTGAAAGCTATGCTGCCCATTCTCACTCGGAGATTCAAACAGACTATACATACGGAAATGGTCACTCCAACGACTTTAACACTCCAC AGGCGCCAGGCGGACTGCACCGCTCCCTGTCGGATCGGCACATCTCGTTCATTGGgttcggcggcggcattggtgttg GTCTATTTGTCGGTATCGGGCAGTCACTCGCTGCAGCAGGACCGTTGGgcatcttcctctccttcgCCATTACAGGTACATTGGTGTGGTGTGTA ATTCAATCCATCGGCGAGATCATCACCAAA TACCCTGTTGAGGCGACGTTTCCGGGGCTAGGCACACGTTTCGTCGACCCAGCAGTCGGCTTCACGATCGGATGGACAT ACTGGCTTAACATGGCCATCTCGGTGGCAGTCGAGGTCACGGCAATTGGAATTCTAGTCGAGTACTGGATCACGAGCGTCAGCGCGGCTGTGTGGATCGCCATCGCACTCGTCGCTATCTACGGCTTCAACATGCTCCCCGTTAGATGGTATGGGGAAGCCGAGGTGGCGACGTCTTGCATCAAGGTGATCACGCTTCTCGGACTCATGATTTGCTCACTGGTCATCACCCTCGGTGGCGCGCCAGACCATCATCGCCGCGGCTTCGAGTACTGGCGCAACCCCGGCCCGTTTGTCCAATTTCTTGGCATCCCAGGCGACCTTGGCCGCTTCCTTGGCTTCTTCTA CACACTCACAAACGCCGCTTTTGCGTACGGTGGCACCGAGGTCATTGTTCTTGCTggtgccgaggccaagaaccCGTCCAGACAGATCCCACGCAACGTGCAACTGTTTGTCTATCGCCTGCTCTTCTTCTACGTGATCGGCTCGCTCTTCATTGGCATGAT TGTCCCGTCCAACCACCCGGACCTCGTGAACCAGCAGGCCaacgccgcgtcgtcgccgtggGTCATTGCCATCAAGACTGCAGGCATACACGCCCTTCCTTCGATTGTCAACGCCGCGATCATCACGTCGGCGTGGTCGGCAGGCAACACGTACATGTACATTgcctcgcgcacgctccGCGGCATCGCACTCACGGGTCAGGCACCTCGCTTCCTCACCAAGACGACCAAGCAGGGCGTGCCAATCTATGCCGTTCTCTGCACGGCACCCCTCGGACTGCTCGGCTTCCTCTCGGTAGGCTCTGGCGGTGCGCCGCAGGCCTTTGACTGGCTCCAGTCGCTCATCTCGCTCAACAACATTATCAACTGGGGTCTTCTCGCTTTCACCTACCTGCGTTTCTACAAGGCCATGCAAGCGCAGGACATCAGCCGCCGCACGCTGGTATGGTATGGCCGTTTCCAGCCATATTCGGCTTGGTTTGCCGTCATCTTTTCGTCTATTGTGTGTGTCTTCAAGGGCTTCCCAGTGTTTATCACGTATGGCGGGCGCAAGTTTGACGGCGCCGACTTTGTCGCAAGCTATATCAGCTTTGTGCTCTACTTGGTCCCGTATCTCGGGTACAAGGTGATCAAGCGAAGCAAGATGGTCAAGCcgtccgaggccgacctgACGTCGGGCATCATCAACCCGTGGGACATTTCCGAAGAGCGAGAACCAACAACGTGGTACGGCAAGGTGTGGCGGGCAATTACGTAG